One part of the Tautonia rosea genome encodes these proteins:
- a CDS encoding thiamine pyrophosphate-binding protein — protein MMEFTRRTVLGTIGTVGAGLAAEAAAQDAPPAPDPRLPLIAVPPEQGAGIKGRMTGAKAAAAAFQAERVPCVFGVPGAQNNEFWDAMKTLGVPYMLNSHESAAPIMADASARVSGKVGAFALIPGPGLTNAMTGIGEALLDTVPIVGLVTDVKRGPAAPLGQVHSLNNAAILRTVCKHVIEVHHPGQIAAAIHRAFQMAKAGPPGPVGVVVPYDLLSMTWDYDDPIPLELAPPWDEAAVRKAIDILRDPTRRVGIYAGLGAAEASAALVAVAELLQAPVATSVSGKGVIPDDHPLAVGWGYGTFGTRAAERAFKQVNTVLAIGVRYSEVTTANYNIPKHENLIHVDIDPAVLGRNVPASVKVHAEAGAFLSRVLAEGEPLRRPPNVKLVRAIQDDRQAERAEHVAVQVTEGVDPMRFLALLGEAIGPEGLLFVDVTASTHWAAEAVRRQGPRRFITPADNQSMGWAVSAAIGAQRTRPDLPVACVTGDGCFLMSGLEASTAARAHLPVRFFVLDDGAYHYMQMLQEPLFKRTTATHLAKLDYTALARGMGLSSLSIESNDQVLGGIATALSHPGPILVRVAISYEGRNLRWLDSLRTSYLDKMDTGQKARAAFRLFGRVANPLLEND, from the coding sequence ATGATGGAATTCACGAGACGCACCGTTCTTGGGACGATCGGCACCGTGGGGGCAGGTCTGGCCGCAGAGGCGGCGGCCCAGGATGCCCCACCCGCTCCAGATCCGAGATTGCCCCTGATCGCCGTTCCTCCGGAGCAAGGGGCAGGGATCAAGGGGCGGATGACTGGCGCGAAGGCGGCCGCCGCCGCCTTTCAGGCCGAGCGGGTGCCGTGTGTCTTTGGTGTGCCGGGGGCACAGAACAATGAGTTCTGGGACGCGATGAAGACATTGGGCGTCCCTTACATGCTCAACAGTCATGAATCGGCCGCGCCGATCATGGCCGATGCCTCGGCCCGGGTCTCGGGCAAGGTCGGCGCGTTCGCCTTGATCCCCGGCCCCGGCCTGACGAACGCGATGACCGGCATCGGGGAGGCGTTGCTCGACACCGTGCCGATTGTCGGCCTGGTGACGGACGTGAAGCGCGGCCCGGCTGCTCCGCTCGGCCAGGTGCATTCGCTGAACAACGCGGCGATCCTGCGGACGGTCTGCAAGCACGTGATCGAGGTGCACCACCCCGGCCAGATCGCCGCGGCGATCCACCGCGCTTTTCAAATGGCGAAGGCCGGTCCTCCGGGGCCGGTGGGCGTGGTCGTGCCGTATGATCTGTTGTCGATGACCTGGGATTATGACGACCCGATTCCGCTGGAACTGGCCCCCCCCTGGGACGAGGCCGCGGTTCGTAAGGCCATCGACATCCTGCGCGATCCGACTCGTCGGGTCGGGATCTACGCCGGCCTTGGTGCGGCCGAAGCAAGTGCCGCCCTGGTCGCCGTGGCCGAGTTGCTCCAGGCCCCCGTGGCGACGAGCGTGAGCGGCAAGGGGGTGATCCCAGACGACCACCCGCTGGCCGTCGGCTGGGGCTACGGCACGTTCGGCACCCGGGCGGCCGAGCGGGCCTTCAAGCAGGTCAACACGGTCCTGGCGATTGGGGTCCGCTATAGTGAGGTCACGACGGCCAATTACAACATTCCCAAGCATGAAAACTTGATTCATGTGGACATCGACCCCGCCGTGCTTGGGCGTAACGTCCCGGCATCGGTGAAAGTCCATGCCGAGGCCGGGGCCTTCCTCTCCCGGGTGCTCGCGGAAGGAGAACCGCTCCGACGGCCTCCCAACGTGAAACTCGTCCGGGCGATTCAAGACGATCGTCAGGCCGAGCGGGCCGAGCATGTCGCCGTTCAGGTGACGGAAGGGGTGGACCCGATGCGGTTCCTGGCCCTGCTCGGCGAGGCGATTGGGCCGGAGGGATTGTTGTTCGTTGATGTGACGGCATCGACCCACTGGGCCGCCGAAGCCGTGCGTCGCCAGGGGCCAAGGCGCTTCATCACTCCGGCCGACAACCAGAGCATGGGCTGGGCGGTTTCGGCAGCGATCGGGGCCCAGCGGACCCGGCCCGACCTTCCGGTCGCCTGCGTGACGGGAGACGGTTGCTTCCTGATGTCGGGCCTGGAAGCCTCGACCGCGGCCCGAGCCCATCTGCCTGTACGTTTCTTCGTGCTCGACGACGGGGCGTATCACTACATGCAGATGCTTCAGGAACCCTTGTTCAAACGGACGACCGCCACCCATCTGGCGAAGCTCGACTACACGGCGCTGGCGCGCGGCATGGGCCTGTCGTCGCTGTCGATCGAGTCGAACGATCAGGTCCTTGGCGGCATCGCCACGGCATTGTCGCACCCGGGGCCGATCCTGGTGCGGGTGGCGATTTCCTACGAAGGCCGCAACCTCCGCTGGCTGGACTCGCTCCGCACCTCGTACCTCGACAAGATGGACACCGGCCAGAAGGCCCGCGCCGCGTTTCGGCTGTTCGGACGGGTGGCGAACCCCTTGCTTGAGAATGATTGA
- a CDS encoding sulfatase family protein: MVAILGGGLTGSTVQAQQEAGNRPNIVMLFADDWRWDTLGYAGNRIVQTPHLDALAARGAWFRQARVTTSICWVSRASLFTGQWMARHGSPSPEPIPTPWAETYPGLLREAGYWLGFVGKWHNGPFPSDRFDFGTSYMGRHYMTLPDGTEIHVTARNERDALQFLDERPKDQPFCLTVAFFATHAEDPHPDQYLYQAESASLYEGVTIPVPATATEAHFRALPPFLATEKNEGRIRWYWRFDTPERYQRYMKAYYRMATEVDQTIGRIVEELERQGVMDNTLIVFMGDNGYFHGEHGLADKWYPYEESLRVPLIVVDPRMHPMRRGYVNDEFVLNVDIAPTFLAAAGIPAPEGMQGRDFAPLYLDAEPPAWRQEFLYEHPTVSNRDRIPSSEAVVRKDVKYSYWPEWNFEELYDLRADPFEEHNLASDPSQADRLAELREALERLRHKAR, encoded by the coding sequence ATGGTAGCAATCCTCGGGGGGGGGCTGACCGGCTCGACCGTTCAGGCCCAGCAAGAGGCGGGGAACCGGCCGAACATCGTAATGCTGTTTGCTGACGACTGGCGATGGGATACCCTCGGCTACGCCGGCAACCGGATCGTACAGACGCCGCATCTTGACGCATTGGCTGCTCGGGGGGCCTGGTTCCGTCAGGCTCGGGTGACAACCTCGATTTGCTGGGTCAGTCGCGCCAGCCTGTTCACCGGGCAATGGATGGCGAGGCATGGCTCCCCGAGCCCTGAGCCGATTCCGACCCCCTGGGCCGAGACCTATCCGGGCCTGCTCCGCGAGGCGGGCTACTGGCTCGGCTTCGTCGGCAAGTGGCACAACGGGCCGTTTCCGAGCGACCGGTTCGACTTCGGCACCTCGTACATGGGTCGACACTACATGACCCTGCCGGATGGGACCGAGATCCACGTGACGGCCCGCAACGAGCGAGACGCCTTGCAGTTCCTCGACGAGCGTCCGAAGGATCAGCCGTTCTGCCTGACGGTCGCCTTCTTCGCCACCCATGCCGAGGACCCGCACCCCGACCAGTACCTGTATCAAGCGGAAAGTGCCTCGCTCTATGAAGGGGTGACGATCCCCGTTCCCGCGACCGCCACCGAGGCCCATTTTCGCGCCTTGCCTCCGTTCCTGGCGACCGAGAAGAACGAGGGCCGCATCCGCTGGTACTGGCGATTCGACACCCCGGAGCGTTATCAACGGTACATGAAAGCCTATTACCGGATGGCAACCGAAGTGGACCAGACCATCGGCCGGATCGTGGAGGAACTGGAACGCCAGGGGGTGATGGACAACACCTTGATCGTCTTTATGGGAGACAACGGCTACTTCCACGGCGAGCACGGCCTGGCCGACAAGTGGTATCCGTATGAAGAGTCGCTCCGGGTCCCCCTGATCGTGGTTGACCCCCGAATGCACCCGATGCGCCGGGGATACGTCAACGACGAGTTCGTGCTGAACGTGGACATTGCCCCGACCTTCCTGGCCGCCGCCGGGATTCCCGCTCCCGAGGGGATGCAGGGTCGGGACTTCGCCCCGCTCTACCTCGACGCCGAGCCGCCCGCCTGGCGTCAGGAGTTTCTTTATGAGCATCCGACTGTGTCGAACCGCGATCGAATTCCCAGCTCCGAGGCAGTCGTCCGCAAGGATGTGAAGTACTCCTACTGGCCTGAGTGGAACTTCGAGGAGCTATACGACCTGCGGGCCGACCCCTTCGAGGAACACAACCTGGCGAGCGACCCATCACAGGCCGATCGCCTGGCCGAGCTGAGGGAGGCTCTGGAGCGATTACGCCACAAGGCGCGGTGA